In Cheilinus undulatus linkage group 14, ASM1832078v1, whole genome shotgun sequence, the genomic stretch GATCCAGTCAAAGAGTAGAAAATCTGTACTCAGACATTATTTGAATACCAAGTCCAATTGTATTCCTAGGGTTGTGTTTGATCTGCAGGTGGTGCTAAAGGACTTTGAAAATTGCAGCTTGTAGGTGGCAGTGGTTGGAGCAGCAACAATAAACCTCACACCAGTCAGCTCTCTCACAGAAATGGCTCACTCATTATATTTTTGAGTCCTTGTCTTTCATGTTAAACCAGAATGTGATGATACAAAGCAGCCAGCATCAACATAAATGAACTCCTCCCAAAAATGCTATCATTCAACTGTATGTAGGGAATTTTTATCCAGGCAACAGCTCAAAGACTTCTTCTTAGCTCTGAGGACCATAGAATTTTTCAGTGCACCCAAAAGGAGACCCTTGGTTTTGATCAAACCCTAATCTCTGTCAATGTTGATTCGTAACAAAGCTCCATGTAAGCAGACTGGCCAACTTCTCCCCTTGCATAGCTGCTACATACTCCCATTGTTCTAAGGTAGTCTCTGCACGAAGTCCCCATTCCTGTAGAGCTACTGCAAAGTCACTGTCTTCACTGTCTCCTTCTTTTTGCAGCTAAATGATGAGCAGCAACAACATGAGCTGCAGTCGCTCCCCACAGCTATTGTCCAAGCTGCCGATCTCCAGTCTGGTCCCTTTTTGGGacccttttttaagtttttggcTTATATGAGTACAATCCAAAAAGAATGCAATACTGACATCAAGAAATAAGACAAAGTTTCTAGTGGGATATCTGTAATTAATCCACAGTACATTTTTTgtaatctcagattttttatttgtttgtttttatcatatttctTTTAAGACACACTATTGACAACATAACTCCTGGTtcaacattttacattttacagacaATTTGAGATAACAGGGATTTTTTAGggttaaatctttaaataagCACTGAAATTAAACCATGAGTTCAAATTACTGAGCAAAGCAGCATATTCTAAAATAACCACAAGAGCAGGAAAAAGTATGAacattatttttgctgtatttcttacatttttttaaccccaCTTCACATAACATCAAATGTTACGTATTTTTTGTTTCAGCAGGCTATGAACCAAATTTAAATGGGCTAAATTTCTGGATGAAGAACATTGAAACACCACAAAAACATACTTTAACTATACAGtctaaaaaagttaaaaaatacaaaaaaattggaaCATTTTCATCTTTGTCCTTTAAAGACATAGTGAGAGAAAGgtgtttttctctgttactGATGCTCCAGGTGTACGTGTAATGTTATAATTATCCAAGTGTAATTAAGACACCATGTTGCATTTGAGAGCCAACTCTCTGATCCTTgccaaaaaaaatattgtttacaCTGTAAACAGAGACAGTACCACATCAAGGATGTTTTACGGGTGCCACGTTGACAAAATTCTTTATTCAGTTCAGTTGTTAAAAAACAAGGATGCTCTTGAGCTTGCTCATTTGTCACATGTTCAAGTAGTCGTGTATATATAAATCACTCCTTTGACTCTAGGAGACAATCGTGGATACAACCATGAACACTGTGGGTTTCCTGTGTACCCTTGGCCTCATGGCTGCTTTTAGCTGTTTGGCTGATGGTGGGGTAAGTGATATAAAACAACTTTTCTTTAAGAATTCTTTTGTGTCTATACAATGATTTGTCCCTAAAGCTTTCTTGTGCAATGTTCATTACATTAACCATTATCTTCTCTTTCACCCctcaaaattaaatcaaaagacAGGTGAGTGTAATAAGAATTGCTGATGTTCATACACATACCTGTATAGATTAAGGTTTAATCACTCAAACGTTGTGAAACATGATGTATTTAATATCTGTTGAAATTTTTGTCTCCATTTAGCAATTGCCCTGTCAGATGATGACGTAACTGCAATTGTGGATAAGCATAACCAGCTGAGAAGTAATGTCACTCCTTCTGCAACCAACATGTTGAAAATGGTAAGCTGCataattcattttctttttctgtttttttttttttttttttttttacaaattcacAGCAGGAACAGAGTATTGGTGCATTTTGTGATGTACACTATTTGCTTATGGATGACCTGTCCTCTGTTCAATACAGACTTGGAATgaagaagctgcaaaaaatgcaaGGGATGTGGCTAAAACTTGTCCCGAAGAACACAGCACCTATTCAGCTAGAAAAGTTGGGAGTaagttcatttaaaaagccTGTATACAAAAACCATCACATAGAAACAAGAAGTTAAACATGTTATTCCTGTCAGAGAGTTAACTATGTGAAACAGAATCATTCCACATTAAACTCTCAATTGATGTGTAGTTAGTGATATTAAATTGAAAttgcacaaaacaaaacatactcCATGTGATGGAAATGGTCTTGCATCAAATaaggcaaaataaaacaggacgGTGTAAAAGATGAAAGTGTTCAAATATTTCACCATTCAATGTCTGTAAGATGTGATGCATAcatacaatgcttaacaaatttattagaccaccacccaaagtaaggtttatgccacagctgccctaaattcactgcattgataattaccaaaatcattttttatgtttctgcaatggttaattcACCAatgtgtagaagctctttaacccaaatcatatttttaatgctaaaatataattattatagttatatattattgttatgaattttcaaatttactgatttacaaaaaaaccccgaaaaaatagtaaagcacattattatttcttgatcaatatgtcaaattatagttatttacttgcattcctgaacagaaaaaattgCTTTAGCAGTTGAAtcttatgcttgattaatttctgacttctcagagaagcccagtgagccggctcaaatttgggtgaattcagtttgaaattcctcattcctgttcaaaatggtaagatgtggagagctcactgaaaatgaagagtccgcgttaaagcacttcatgatgctggatggtctttgagacaaatatgacaggtggtctaataaatttgttgagcactgtatatacttaaaaatgtttgcaaccttttttgaaaaaagttgTTTGTAAAAAcctctgtatgtgtgtttaaCTGTAGCCATCTTCTGTGGAGAGAATATATTTGTGTCTACTcatgaaataaatctgaaagAAGCTATCCAGGCCTGGTACAACGAAGTTAGAAACTTTGATTTTACAACCCAACCTCTGAATGAGGAACAAAAAATGGCACTTCTAAAATTAGTTGGACACTATACACAGGTGATCACACACAAATCAGGcaccacttttttaaaatgatcacaaaCCAAAATTATGCTCTATGAAAGTCATTAACTCATgttaaattttcctttttattcttGTCTCCTGATAAGGTTGTTTGGCACAACTCTAAAGAAATTGGTTGTGCTCAGGTCTTTTGTCCCGACTTAGAATTACCGTACATCCTTGTCTGTCATTACTGCCCAGCGTAAgcataaaacttttttttctctttgtcaagATCATTTTCATCATACAAAACCTAATACTTTCAACATTTAATATCTGATGCTTTTTTCTATATTTCAGCGGAAACACTGATATAACTAAGCCCTACGAAACTGGAAAATCCTGTGAGAAATGCCCGAACCACTGTGAGGACAATCTATgcagtaagtggcaaaaagagctGTATAAAAAAGTGCAAAGATTGCTTAGTTAATATGAGGAAAACTGGTTTGTAGTGGTTTTAATAATTGTTCTGTCTAGGTGTTAGTCTAAATTTCATAAAAGGATAGATTTGCACCTTTTCTATATCATTCATGATGATTATTTAAGAGTTGTTGGGTTATTGGACCAAAGGTTGTGCAGTCtcatttgacatttcaaattTTCTCTGAGAATAATCTGTAAACATTAGTTTTACTTCTACTGGCTGATACAGCACCAGACTGTTATGGTGTATTTTTGTGAGAATGGCTCACTATAGTTTGGATTTTAGCAAACAAAACATCTATCCCCG encodes the following:
- the LOC121521308 gene encoding cysteine-rich venom protein ENH2-like gives rise to the protein MAAFSCLADGGTAIALSDDDVTAIVDKHNQLRSNVTPSATNMLKMTWNEEAAKNARDVAKTCPEEHSTYSARKVGTIFCGENIFVSTHEINLKEAIQAWYNEVRNFDFTTQPLNEEQKMALLKLVGHYTQVVWHNSKEIGCAQVFCPDLELPYILVCHYCPAGNTDITKPYETGKSCEKCPNHCEDNLCSKWQKELYKKVQRLLS